The genomic segment CCACCACATACCGGCTGTAGCGGGCCCGGATCACCGAAGCCCCAAGCTCCCGGCAAAAATCATACAACCGGTCCACATGCCAGTCGGTATCCGCCAGTTCCCACCCCACTCCTGTCATGCGGCCGGCAAGGGCCCCGGGAATCTCCTGACCCACATGCGGCATGCTGATCAGCAACGGGCCGTCACCCGCCTCAAACTCATAGACCGGATCACTCATGATCCCCTCCGGAAGGCAGGATCGCTTTGGCAGGGCCAGAAAACGCCCCATCCCGCACCAGACGCGCGGCCTTGTCCAGATCGGGGGCAAAATAGCGGTCCTGATCATAAAACGCCACCTCTTCCCGGATGATCTGGTGAAACTTCTGGAGCGCGGGCGAGGTTTTCAGCGGATGCAGCAGATCAATGCCCTGCACCGCCGCCAGAAGCTCGATGCCCACTACCGTTGCCGCATTGCGGGCCATGTCATGAAGCCGGCGCGCACCAAAGGTGGCCATGCTTACATGATCTTCCTGATTGGCGGAGGTGGGCAGGCTGTCCACGCTGGAGGGATGGCTCAGGGTCTTGTTTTCCGACACCAGCGCCGCTGCGGTCACCTGGGCGATCATGAACCCGGAATTGAGCCCGCTGTCCTGCACCAAAAAGGCAGGCAGGCCGCTCATTTTGGGATCCACCAGAATGGCAAGCCGGCGTTCCGACAGCGCGGCAATCTCGGATATGGCCATGGCGAGAATATCGGCGGCGAAGGCCACCGGTTCGGCATGAAAATTGCCCCCGGAGATCACGTCCCCCTGTTCGGGGAAGATCAGCGGGTTGTCGGTCACCGCATCCGCTTCGCACAGCAGGGTCGCCGCGGCCTGACGGATCAGGTCCAGCGCCGCCCCCATCACCTGCGGCTGGCAACGCAGGGAATAGGGATCCTGCACTTTCTTGCAATTTTGGTGCGAGGCGAGAATCCCACTGCCCTCCAGCAATACCGGATAAAGCGGCGCCACGTCGATCTGCCCCGGCTGACGGCGCGCGGCATGGATGCGCCCGTCAAAGGGCGCGATGCTGCCCTTCAGCGCATCAATGCTCATGGCCCCCGCCACCACCGCTGCGGCAAACACATCCTCAATCATAAACAAAGCCTTAAGCGCCAGGGCCGTTGAGACTTGTGTGCCGTTGAGCAGCGCCAGGCCCTCCTTGGCCGCGAGGTTCAGGGGTTTCAAACCGGTCTTGTCCAGCGCTACCGGCGCCGGGAGTTTTTCGCCCTCAAGATAAATATGACCATATCCCATCAGCGCCGCCGTGAGATGCGCCAGCGGCGCCAGGTCCCCCGACGCGCCGACGGACCCTTTTTCCGGAATGGCGGCGACCAGGCCGGCATTGTTAAAGTCTATCAGAGCGCGCACCACCTCCGGTCGCACGCCGGACAGACCCTGCGACAGGCTGGAAATCTTCAAGGCGATAATCAGCCGCACCACCTCTTCCGGCAGGTCCTTCCCCACACCGCAACTGTGGGACAGCACCAGATTTCTCTGCAACTCTTCCAACTGGTCTTTGGGGATTCCTGTATGGGCCAGAAGGCCGAAACCGGTATTGATGCCATAGGCGGTTTTGTCTTCTGCGATGATTTTTTCCACCACCGCGCGGGATTTTTCGATCCGTTGCCAAGCCCCGTCCTCAAGTTTAAGATGATGGGTTTCCTGAGAAAGACGGCGTAGATCCGCCAGGGTGAGATCTCCGGGGCGCAGGATAAATTCTGAGGTCATGATGTCATTCCCCCTCATTTAACATCGGCAGATTCAGATGATGTTCACGGGCACACTCACGGGCAATGTCATAGCCCGCATCCGCATGACGCATCACACCGGTGGCCGGATCATTCCACAACACCCGCGCAATGCGTCGGGCCGCCGCCTCGGTGCCGTCGCACAGCACCACCATGCCCGCATGCTGTGAAAAGCCCATGCCGACACCGCCACCGTGATGCAGGCTGACCCAGGTAGCTCCGCTCGCCGTATTCAACAGCGCATTGAGCAGCGGCCAGTCGGACACTGCATCCGAACCGTCCTTCATGGCTTCGGTTTCCCGGTTGGGGCTCGCCACCGAGCCACTGTCCAGATGGTCGCGGCCAATCACCACCGGCGCCTTCAGTTCTCCGGACCTCACCATGTCGTTAAAGGCCAGACCCAGCCGGTGCCGCTCGCCAAGCCCGACCCAGCAGATCCGCGCCGGCAGCCCCTGGAACTGGATGCGTTCCCGGGCCATGTCCAGCCAGTTATGCAGGTGTTTGTGGTCCGGCAGCAGTTCCTTGACCATCTGGTCAGTTTTGTAAATATCCTCCGGATCGCCGCTCAGGGCCGCCCAGCGGAACGGCCCGATGCCCCGGCAGAACAGCGGCCGCACGTAGGCCGGCACAAATCCCGGAAAGGCAAAAGCGTCCGTCACCCCTTCCTCAAACGCCATCTGGCGGATGTTGTTGCCATAATCAAAAGTGGGCACGCCCATTTTATGGTAGGCCAGCATGGCTTCCACATGCCGGGCCATGGACCGGCGCGCCGCCGCCGCCGTACCCTTGGGATCTCGCGCGCGGCGCTGGTCCCATTCCTCTACACTCCAGCCAATGGGAAGGTATCCATTAACCGGGTCATGGGCCGAGGTCTGATCGGTCACCGCATCCGGGCGGATGCCGCGTTCCACCATTTCGGGCATGATCTCGGCCGCATTGCCCAAAAGTCCGACAGAAACGGCGTCGCCCCGCTCGGTGGCCTCCCTGATGAGTTGCATGGCCTCGTCGAGGCTGTCGGCCCGGCGGTCCAGATAGCCGGTGCGCAGCCGGAAGTCGATGCGGTCAGAGCGGCATTCGATAGCCAATATGCTGGCGCCCGCCATGGTGGCGGCCAAAGGCTGCGCCCCGCCCATGCCGCCAAGCCCGGCGGTCAGGATCCATTTCCCCTTGAGATCTCCGCCATAGGACTGCCGGCCCATTTCCACAAAGGTCTCATAGGTGCCCTGCACGATCCCTTGGGAGCCGATATAGATCCAGCTTCCCGCCGTCATCTGGCCATACATCATCAAGCCCTTGCGATCCAGGTCGTTAAAATGATCCCAGGTGGCCCAGTGCGGCACCAGATTGCTGTTGGCGATCAGCACCCGCGGGGCATTTTCATGGGTGCGGAAGATGCCCACCGGCTTGCCGGATTGCACCAGCAGGGTTTCATCCTCTTCCAGATTTTTCAGGCTGTCCACAATACGGTCAAAACACTCCCAGTTCCGGGCCGCCTTGCCAATACCGCCATAAACCACCAGGTCCTCCGGATGTTCGGCCACATCCGGGTCCAGATTATTCATCAGCATGCGCAGTGGCGCCTCCGCCGCCCAGTGTTTTGCGTTGAGTTCTGGGCCGGTTGGAGCCTTGATCACTCTCGTATTCTGTTGCGTCATCATTCTATACCTGTCTATACAAGATTAATTAAAAATATTGATTTATCGTCCCCCGTTTCGTGATCCAGTTCATAAAAACCTCACCACAAAACCTGGGAGCAGAGCACTTAAGGGGTAAATTTTCCCGATAACTCGTAACGGTTGCCGGGATGATACAGACTCGCAATGGTCGCCACCTGATCATGGGACCACGTCCGCCGTTCAATCAGCAGGCACGGCTCATCCGCGTCCATGCAAAGCTGGGCGCGTATCTCCGCCGAGGGCTGTACAGCCCGCACCACATGTTCCGCCTGCAACAGCGGAGCTTCGGTGATCAGATATTCATAAGGCGTGATACGGGTAAAATCTTGCTCAAGATAGCCAGGAACCACCGTTGCATTGACAAACCGGTCTTCCAGCTGGATGGGTTGCCCCTGTTCTTCGTGAAGAATCAGGGAATGAAACACCTCTGTGCCGACCTCCAGCCCCATGGCCTGCGCCGTATGGGGGTCGGCCTGGGTTTTTTCAAGCGCCAGGACCTGGGCAGAATAGTGATGTCCCCGGTTGCGGACCTCATCGGCGATATTGTGAATTTCCAGAGGGTGGCTGCGGGCCTTGAGATCGGCCACAAAGGTGCCAACCCCGGCCAGACGTTCAAGGTATCCTTCGTCGGTGAGCTCCCGCAAGGCCCGGTTGGTGGTCATGCGCGAAACGCCGAACTGCTTCACCAGGTCATTTTCGGACGGCACCCGCATGCCTGGCGCCCAGTCCCCCGCCCGGATGCGCTCCAGAATATGATTCTTGATTTTCC from the Luteithermobacter gelatinilyticus genome contains:
- the hutH gene encoding histidine ammonia-lyase, producing the protein MTSEFILRPGDLTLADLRRLSQETHHLKLEDGAWQRIEKSRAVVEKIIAEDKTAYGINTGFGLLAHTGIPKDQLEELQRNLVLSHSCGVGKDLPEEVVRLIIALKISSLSQGLSGVRPEVVRALIDFNNAGLVAAIPEKGSVGASGDLAPLAHLTAALMGYGHIYLEGEKLPAPVALDKTGLKPLNLAAKEGLALLNGTQVSTALALKALFMIEDVFAAAVVAGAMSIDALKGSIAPFDGRIHAARRQPGQIDVAPLYPVLLEGSGILASHQNCKKVQDPYSLRCQPQVMGAALDLIRQAAATLLCEADAVTDNPLIFPEQGDVISGGNFHAEPVAFAADILAMAISEIAALSERRLAILVDPKMSGLPAFLVQDSGLNSGFMIAQVTAAALVSENKTLSHPSSVDSLPTSANQEDHVSMATFGARRLHDMARNAATVVGIELLAAVQGIDLLHPLKTSPALQKFHQIIREEVAFYDQDRYFAPDLDKAARLVRDGAFSGPAKAILPSGGDHE
- the hutU gene encoding urocanate hydratase, producing MMTQQNTRVIKAPTGPELNAKHWAAEAPLRMLMNNLDPDVAEHPEDLVVYGGIGKAARNWECFDRIVDSLKNLEEDETLLVQSGKPVGIFRTHENAPRVLIANSNLVPHWATWDHFNDLDRKGLMMYGQMTAGSWIYIGSQGIVQGTYETFVEMGRQSYGGDLKGKWILTAGLGGMGGAQPLAATMAGASILAIECRSDRIDFRLRTGYLDRRADSLDEAMQLIREATERGDAVSVGLLGNAAEIMPEMVERGIRPDAVTDQTSAHDPVNGYLPIGWSVEEWDQRRARDPKGTAAAARRSMARHVEAMLAYHKMGVPTFDYGNNIRQMAFEEGVTDAFAFPGFVPAYVRPLFCRGIGPFRWAALSGDPEDIYKTDQMVKELLPDHKHLHNWLDMARERIQFQGLPARICWVGLGERHRLGLAFNDMVRSGELKAPVVIGRDHLDSGSVASPNRETEAMKDGSDAVSDWPLLNALLNTASGATWVSLHHGGGVGMGFSQHAGMVVLCDGTEAAARRIARVLWNDPATGVMRHADAGYDIARECAREHHLNLPMLNEGE
- the hutC gene encoding histidine utilization repressor, which codes for MSNRSAVAAAPLYRKIKNHILERIRAGDWAPGMRVPSENDLVKQFGVSRMTTNRALRELTDEGYLERLAGVGTFVADLKARSHPLEIHNIADEVRNRGHHYSAQVLALEKTQADPHTAQAMGLEVGTEVFHSLILHEEQGQPIQLEDRFVNATVVPGYLEQDFTRITPYEYLITEAPLLQAEHVVRAVQPSAEIRAQLCMDADEPCLLIERRTWSHDQVATIASLYHPGNRYELSGKFTP